One genomic segment of Streptomyces sp. NBC_00239 includes these proteins:
- a CDS encoding MobC family plasmid mobilization relaxosome protein, whose amino-acid sequence MPHPAPGVAGADRSQGAPVHEAATEGGSQPEEKPAPRRKRRATKNASRKRSPKTAANKRSHVCSVRLNDDEKNRLATAAAASRTSLPAFLARSGLAAARDPDRASAAIAGEREVVAELFAARRHLGHVGNNLNQLARAVNSGGQPADVQLHAVLIAVQRAIRRVQTATDQLLEHR is encoded by the coding sequence TTGCCCCATCCCGCCCCAGGGGTGGCGGGAGCGGACCGGAGCCAGGGGGCACCGGTCCACGAGGCAGCGACCGAGGGCGGATCGCAGCCGGAGGAGAAGCCCGCGCCGCGCCGCAAGCGCCGCGCCACGAAGAACGCCTCGCGCAAGCGCTCGCCGAAGACCGCCGCCAACAAGCGCTCGCACGTCTGCAGCGTCCGCCTCAACGACGACGAGAAGAACCGCCTTGCCACCGCAGCAGCTGCATCCCGTACGAGCCTGCCCGCGTTTCTCGCCCGCAGCGGGCTTGCCGCCGCCCGGGACCCAGACCGCGCCTCCGCCGCCATCGCCGGTGAACGAGAAGTAGTCGCGGAGCTCTTCGCCGCCCGCCGGCACCTCGGCCACGTCGGCAACAACCTCAACCAGCTGGCCCGCGCGGTCAACTCCGGTGGCCAGCCTGCGGACGTCCAGCTCCATGCCGTGCTGATCGCCGTGCAGCGGGCGATCCGCCGAGTCCAGACCGCCACCGACCAGCTCCTCGAACACCGCTAG